The Gemmatimonas aurantiaca genomic sequence GTGGGCTGCAGCTCCGGTTCCCAGAGCAGATTCGCGTACTGCGGGCTTTCCGTGTATTCGATGTCCGGCGTGCCACCGGTGCCGGGGTTCCGACCCGGACGGCCACCGACGTTCACCTCGTACGCGATGGCCAGACGTTCCGTATTGGCACTGAGCGGTCGCACGAGCGCAATCCACAGCATCGACGGATCGACATAGTAGTCGACGTTCTCCCGCAGCAGTTCGTAGGTCTGCCGGGTGGGATTGCGCGCGCCGCGCACGGCCAGCTGCGGACCACGCGGATTCTGGTTGGTGGCGCCGATCAGTTGCCGATAGACGTAGAGCCGCACGGGCCGGATCGAATCCGGCAACGCGGCGGCCAACTGCCGCATCTGCGGGCGATTGAGCAGATCGATGTTGGGATATCCCCCAAGCTGCCGCGGATCGATGCTGAAGAAGAACCGCCGCTGCTCGATCTGGATGTCTTCGATGATGCGATCGACCTGCCGCTCGGTGCGCTCTCCCACGGTGAAGATGTTGTCCCGCGAGACATTGCCCTTCTGCTGCGCGACGATGGACGTGAAGCGCATGGCGCCGAACTGCCCGGTGGCCTGCACGCCATAGTTGCCGGACGGGATGCCCGAGGTGATGAAACGCGATGGCGGCGGTTGGAAGGTGACATTGCCCACCTCCACCCGCTGCAGCTTCTCCCCCGGTTTGCCTTCGTACCGTGCGGAGAGGTTGTTGGACGCATCGAACTCGCGCTGCGAGTCGTAGTCCACGTCGATGAAGAAGCGGTCGGCCACCACACCGCCGGTCCGCACATTGAACTGGAAGTCGAAATCCGGAAGAATCGGCGCGCTCCGGCAGCTGTTCCCCGGCATGGTCAGTTGCATGGACGTGCAGCGATCGTTGCGCAGGCGCTGCACCTTCGACTCAAGACGGGCGTCGAGGGAAATCCCGAGATCCCCGAGGTCGCTGAACAGGTCGGCGGCGCGCTGCCCCACATCCCGGAAGGCCGTATCGGAGGCGGCGGGGGCCATCAGCACCAGGCTCCCCGGGAGCGCCGGCTGGGGGGACACTCCGGCCACTGCCGTAGCCGTCCCCGCGGACAGTCCGCTCCGGACGTCTTCCGTCCACCGGAGCCGGAGCCGTTCCTGACCCTGCCGCGCCGTCGCCTGGGCGAGCCGGTCGGCCACCCGGGCCGGATCGGGACGCTCCAGGGGGCTGGACTCGAGACTGGGCTCGAATCCCCTGCGCGGGCCGGGGAGATGGAGGACCAGCGCATCGATGGCCCGCTGGGTGGCGGCGGACAGCGGGATCGGACGGGAGCGTTCCCCCGATCCGGGGAAGAGGAGGCTCCCTGAACTCACCGGGCTGCCCGACGGCGGGACGGCCGGACGCTCCTGGGCCTGCAGCCAGCCGGCTGGCGCTCCGACCACTGGGGCGAGGGCACTCCCCAGCAGCAGGGCCCATGTCAGGAACAGCCTGCGCACCGAACTCCGATCGTGGGGTACCAGCGGCAGCCCGCAGCGCCGTGATACGGTGTCACAAGAAAAAATCGACTGCCGGTGCCGCGAATCCACCCGGGAACCGCGACACCCTTGATAAAGCGGGTGGTCTCCGGGGAATTTACGTCGTGAAGCTCCTTACCCGCTATGTCATCCGCGAGCACGTCGGGCCGCTGCTCTTTGCCCTGTCGGCGCTGACGTCACTTCTGATGTTGCAGTATGTGGCGCGCCAATTGGCCAATCTCGCCGGCAAGGGTCTGCCCTGGTCGGCCATCGGTCAGTTCTTCGTGCTGTCGCTGCCGTTCACCATCGCCATGACGATGCCCATGGCCGTCCTGGTGGCGACACTCTACGCGTTCGGTCGCATGGCGGCCGAACACGAGATCACGGCCTTCAAAGCCAGCGGTGTGCGTGTGCGCACGCTCATGCTGCCGGTACTCGGCTGCGCTTTGATCCTGTCGCTGGTGATGGTCTGGTTCAACGACCAGGTTCTGCCGGCGGCGAATCATCAGCTGAGCGTGCTGCAGCGGGACATCGCCCGCACCCGGCCCACGCTGGCCCTGCGTGAGCAGGCGCTCAATGCCATCACCGATCAGTTCTTCATGCGGGTCGCGCGCACGAACGCCGAGACCAACCGCATGTACGACGTGGTCATCTACGACCTGAGCGGAGGGCCCGAGCGCAAGACCATCTACGCCGACAGCGGCGTCTTTGCGCCGGGCACCAACAACCGCGACCTCCAGCTCACGCTGTTCGACGGTTTCGCGCAGGAGTTCGTGCGGGGCGATCCGCGCCGGCTCCAGCGCAGCTATTTCCAGTCACAGGTGATCCGCAAGGCCGGCGTGACGCAGGGGTATGAGGCGTCCACGTCGGACAGCTACAAAGGCGATCGCGAGATGACGGTGTGTGAACTCCACCGGAAATACCGAGCGGACGCCGTCGAGGTGGAGCGGATCCGCCAGGAATACATCTCCAACGCCCAGCTGCTCCGGAAAATGGGCGGTGGTGTCATCCGGGCCCCCAAGGCCCGTCCACGCGCCGAAGTGCTGGGCACCGCCTATTGCGAACGATTCCTTCCGGCAGTGAGCCGGCTCTTCCTGCCGAAGAAGGCCAAGGCGCAGGCGGGTCAGCCGCCGGTGAAGACGGATTCGCAACCCGTGCAACCGCCGGTGCAACCGGCCGTTCAACCTCCCGTGCAGCCGCCGGTCCAGACGGATTCGCAGGCCGTACAGCCGCCAGTGCCGCCACAGATCGTTCCGCCGGGCACCGCGGAGCCCATCCAGCCCGCTCCGGGGCTTACCGCGCAGCAGGACTCGATTCTGCGTGCCTCGGGCATCGACCCCACACAACAACCGGTCACCCCCCCCGCGACCCAGCCGACCGATTCGGTGGCGGTGGCCCGGGGCATGGTGAACGCCACCGGCGTCCAGCTCATCGCGCAACGGGAAGGACTCGACAGCCTGGCCGTGGAGATCCACAAGAAGTTCGCGCTTTCCTTCGCCTGCTTCGTATTCGTCCTCTTCGGACCGCCGATCGCGCTGCGTTTCCCGCGGGGCGGGGTGGGCGTCACGATCGGGGTGAGCATCATCGTCTTCGGGCTCTACTATGTGTGCCTGATGGGCGGGGAAGCCCTGGCCGACAAGGGACGTTTGCCGGCGTTCGTGGCCATGTGGATGGCCAACGTGATCTTCACGCTCGTGGCGCTGGTGATGTTGTGGCGTGTCGAATCCACCACCGACACATCGCGTGGTGGCGGCCTGCGTGACTGGTGGATCGATCGAAAAGCCAGACGACAGTTGATGAAATCGATGAAGTCTTCGAAGACCTCCGGTGGAACGGGCGGCTCCGGCGCGGTGGCCACCGCATGAGTCGCCGCCTCATCACACCACTCGATCGGTACATCGCAACCGAATTCGCGCGCATCTTCGGCGTGACCATCCTCGGGTTTCCGATCCTCGTCTTCGTCATCGATCTCGTCGACAATCTGCGGAAGTACACGGAACGCAAACTGCCGGCCAAAGCGGTCGCGCTGAGTTATCTGTACTGGATTCCCGACACGCTGTTCATGGTGCTGCCGGCGGCCGTGCTCTTCGCCACCGTGTTCTCCATCGGCACGTTCACGCGGTATTCCGAAATCACCGCTGCCAAGGCGTCGGGCATCAGCTTCTACCGGTTCATCGCCCCCATTCTGGTGATGGCGACGCTGGCCCTGGGTCTCGATCTCGCGTTCGGTGAAGTGGCGCCGCCGGCCAACGAACAGCGCCTCGATCTCCTCGAGAGCAATACGGCGGGTCGCCTCAACGACCGGTACAACTTCGCGTTTGCCAGCGACCGGGGCCGCATCTATCGCATCTACACGCTGCATGTCGGTGAGGGGACCGTCGACAACATCGAAATCGAAGCGCGCGGTACGGACAAGAAGCCGGCCATGGTGCTGGCGGCGCGGCGCGGCGCCTGGAACAAGGCCACGCGGGAATGGCGCCTCGATTCGGGTGTGGTGCACGTGATCCCCGACCGTACGCGCGACATCACCTTCTCCTTCGACTCCCTGATCGACCGCAACTTTCACGAAACCCCCGTGGAATTGCGCTCGTCCGAACGTGATCCCAGCGAGATGCGGTTCGCGGAACTCACCCGCTTCATCAAGGTGCTGGAGCGGTCGGGTGCCGATGTGAACACCCTGCGGGTGGAGCGGATGCTGAAGATCGCCATTCCGGTGACCTGTCTCATCATCGCGCTCTTCGGTGCGCCACTGGCCACCAGCAGCCAGCGGGGTGGGGCCGCATATGGTATTGCGGTGAGTCTCGCCACCACGGTGCTCTTCCTGCTGCTGATCCAGCTCACGAAGGCCATCGGGGGCAAGGGTATCATGCAACCCGAGCTCGCGGCGTGGATTCCGAACGCCCTGGTGGGGCTCTTTGCCATCGTGCTGCTCGCCCGCGTGCGCACATGAGTCTTCTGGCCCTGGCCTCGAACAGGATTTCCGGTCTCCTGCACGCGCTCGGGCGTCGGGCGTATTTCGCGCGCGACATCGTACGCGGCGTACGCGACCCCGGTACGTGGATTCCGGAAACGATCCGGCAGATGCAACGCATCGGGGTCGAGTCGGTGCCGCTCACCGTGATCGTGGCGGCGTTTCTCGGCGGCGTCACGGCCTTCCAGACGCGCTACCAGCTCTTTGCCGGAGTGCAGTTGTCGGTGGTGGGACTCATCGCGCGTCAGAGCATCGTGCTGGAACTCGGTCCCCTGCTCACCGCGCTCGTACTGACGGGCCGTGTGGGCGCACGCATGACGGCCGAGATCGGCACGATGCGGGTGACCGAACAGATCGACGCGCTGGAGACGCTGGCCTTCGATCCGGTGGCATATCTCGCGCTTCCCCGGTTCGTGGCGGGTGTGGTGATGCTGCCCACGCTGGTCATTCTCGCCAACGCCACCGCCATCTTCAGTGCGTGGGCCACGCTCGTCCTGGCGACCGATGTGCGCACGTCGGATTTCGTGAGCGGTCTCCGACTGTCGTTCACGGCCTTCCAGGTCGTCTATTCCCTCATCAAGGCGACGTGCTTCGGCGCGGCCATCTCTTTCGTGTGTTCGTACGAAGGCTACGTGACGGAGGCCGGCGCCGAGGGTGTCGGTCGCTCGACGGCGCTGGCCGTCGTCATCGCCTCGGTGTCGATCCTCGTGCTCGACGCCATCGTGGCCGCCGTGCTCGCTCCTTTCATTCAGGCCTGATCCCCTCTTTATTCATTCGGTCATGACCACCAAAC encodes the following:
- a CDS encoding LptF/LptG family permease is translated as MKLLTRYVIREHVGPLLFALSALTSLLMLQYVARQLANLAGKGLPWSAIGQFFVLSLPFTIAMTMPMAVLVATLYAFGRMAAEHEITAFKASGVRVRTLMLPVLGCALILSLVMVWFNDQVLPAANHQLSVLQRDIARTRPTLALREQALNAITDQFFMRVARTNAETNRMYDVVIYDLSGGPERKTIYADSGVFAPGTNNRDLQLTLFDGFAQEFVRGDPRRLQRSYFQSQVIRKAGVTQGYEASTSDSYKGDREMTVCELHRKYRADAVEVERIRQEYISNAQLLRKMGGGVIRAPKARPRAEVLGTAYCERFLPAVSRLFLPKKAKAQAGQPPVKTDSQPVQPPVQPAVQPPVQPPVQTDSQAVQPPVPPQIVPPGTAEPIQPAPGLTAQQDSILRASGIDPTQQPVTPPATQPTDSVAVARGMVNATGVQLIAQREGLDSLAVEIHKKFALSFACFVFVLFGPPIALRFPRGGVGVTIGVSIIVFGLYYVCLMGGEALADKGRLPAFVAMWMANVIFTLVALVMLWRVESTTDTSRGGGLRDWWIDRKARRQLMKSMKSSKTSGGTGGSGAVATA
- a CDS encoding LptF/LptG family permease, which translates into the protein MSRRLITPLDRYIATEFARIFGVTILGFPILVFVIDLVDNLRKYTERKLPAKAVALSYLYWIPDTLFMVLPAAVLFATVFSIGTFTRYSEITAAKASGISFYRFIAPILVMATLALGLDLAFGEVAPPANEQRLDLLESNTAGRLNDRYNFAFASDRGRIYRIYTLHVGEGTVDNIEIEARGTDKKPAMVLAARRGAWNKATREWRLDSGVVHVIPDRTRDITFSFDSLIDRNFHETPVELRSSERDPSEMRFAELTRFIKVLERSGADVNTLRVERMLKIAIPVTCLIIALFGAPLATSSQRGGAAYGIAVSLATTVLFLLLIQLTKAIGGKGIMQPELAAWIPNALVGLFAIVLLARVRT
- a CDS encoding ABC transporter permease, with amino-acid sequence MSLLALASNRISGLLHALGRRAYFARDIVRGVRDPGTWIPETIRQMQRIGVESVPLTVIVAAFLGGVTAFQTRYQLFAGVQLSVVGLIARQSIVLELGPLLTALVLTGRVGARMTAEIGTMRVTEQIDALETLAFDPVAYLALPRFVAGVVMLPTLVILANATAIFSAWATLVLATDVRTSDFVSGLRLSFTAFQVVYSLIKATCFGAAISFVCSYEGYVTEAGAEGVGRSTALAVVIASVSILVLDAIVAAVLAPFIQA